cactcggtgaccccagtctcggacgtcgtaggcggcgccatggagtgctgtgctgtcacggtacgccttgacagacaggacacgaccgtggccagcgtctacgttcgtcctggacaacagtgggacccctccagcctggtgcggcttgcagctcgcctcggcggacatggagtcctgtgcggtgacttcaacgcccaccacaccgactggggcagccacaggtgcacccgccgaggcagggacctctgcaacgccatcagacgagcaggcctggtggtactcaacaaaggaggacccacgtacgtccgccgtggggtgagcacagccatcgacctctcccttaccaccgagcagcgctcctatgactgggctacaactcccgacacttggggatctgatcacttccccatcttgatcacccccgggtgtgggagaaggccgatgtcacgaacataccacgtcacagactggtccctgttcaggaagcgctgcagtgagttggaagatggctgtgacctcctaagtgccatcatggagtgcgcccaggcagccacagtccagtgctctgctctgcccgatactcctgccccggatctgctcctgctcaacctccgtgcgtccaggcgacgcgtggagcgccgagcgatccggacgggcaatgcagagcactggaccgaatacaggagagcggatgcccgctgcagacgacaggccaggcgcagaaggagccagagctgggggagcctctgcgccaccatcgagaaccgctccaagggccccctggcctggcgcctcctaaagtccctgaccggcaggaaggtcaaccgccaccccgtcctcgcggtggctatctcgctgggcatcagcgaggcggccctggcggagttgctagcggaccacttcgcccccccggctgccctcgctgcggccatcctgccggtcggacttccccctgccaacccgcctacctgcctgctggagctgcatccggagtgggcgaccagcccgatcgcggccatctgccaggacccactgactctccacgagctgcagacggccctgaggaggggcaagcgtcgcagtgcaccgggagcagacggagtgacactccagatgctccgcaacctggccaccagtgagcaacgacgcctgctcgactgctacaacaacatctggtggtcaggacaggtgccggaggcctggcgcacagccatcgtggcccccattctgaagagcaataagccggctaacgagctgtcctcataccgaccggtctctctcacctccgctgcctgcaaggtgatggaggccattgctctggcacggctcgaatgggtggcccgcgcctgcgggttcctcgcggaccagcagacaggcttccggcgccgaaggtgcactgcggactccatcgcagacgtcgtctccactctggaggacgccagggccagcggagacctcgccatgctcctcctcatcgacgtcaagggggcgttcgatggcctcccacatgcggtcgtccagcaggctctggacctcctgggcattggcggcaacctgcggcggttcctgtcatcgtttctgaacgaccgcaccctcagggtccgcgtgggccatgcaaggagcactccccgtccggtcgcagcaggcgtaccacaagggtcagtggtgagcccgtttctcttcaacctcgccctggcccggttgcctgctgcactgccgaccgaccctcactacaaggtggagtgctccatctacgcggatgacatcgccctgtgggtgcggggaccgccgcagtcaagccgccacgtgtgcctggccctccagagagccctggacaccacggccgcctacctgggaagcatcggactctcggtttcgacggggaagacggtggccctcctcgtccacccgagagcagcggcacggcgctcagctccccggctgcagctggaaggcgtgcgcatcccatggagtacgactgtgtcgtaccttgggctgcgcatcgaccaccggctaacctggctaccggcagtcggggccatgcagacccagaccatcagggtccgcaaggccgtgtcgcagctccttgcccatggagagggctgctcggtgaagtgggccctgcggctctacgaggcggcggaaacatcacgcctgcggtacgccctcccgctggtggcgctgccgccacgccgcctcgaaaagttggagctgcagcaccgggcggccatccgactctgcctgggcgtcccccggagctcccagattgccgctacccttgcggaggctggagcatggcccctgtcgctcctcttcctgcagcaggggctgaggcacgtcgaccgcctccaccatgctcctgatggcagaggcctgctgcgtcgcctccagtcccgaccttcctcaaggatgggtcagctgtgccgcctctacgaggaggtggttggcaacccaccgccgaatgcggtacagctgcccccaccgcagaggcctcctgtccccatcgccacggagctgcccgggatttcgaagaggcgctcgcccgcttgcgccctgcagcagacggccgcctgcctcctggacgagaccctcggagaccacctcctggtgtacgtcgacggttcggtggtaccggacaccggctctgccacggcggcctgcacggcaccagccctgcagaagagcaggcagtgtcgactgcccagacacgccagctcgactgcagcggaggtggcaggcctccacctggccgtcgacctactctccgaggagcttcctggggtaccagcggccatcctctgcgactccaaggcagccctcctcggcctgcagaggccagaaagcgccagccttggagtcgcactgctgtctacccggctgacagcgctgcaggacgcaggccacccggtgtccctgcactggatccccgcccacgtagggatcccgggcaacgaggcagccgacaccctggcgaaggacgcccaccacaccactgtgcccctcagtcgggccgtgacggagggcgacttcacaggactgaggctgcggcgacacctggcgacccaccacccagacaaacgggcggcactgggatgccccccacgaccactccccccgcgaggcctggctcgcagggagacctcgctccttctccggctccgcatcggctgcagctggacggcaacacgcagctaccgactgggacgagcgacgtccccggcctgcagctcctgcggggagccggagacgatcgaacatctcctgctggcctgcccggcgtagctccagcagcggggcccactcctgcaggagttccgccgcctgggcctcccctctggcaaggaggaagatctcctcttccccggccgacaccacctttctgcacttcgaggcgtcgtggagttccttgactcgtcagggctctccgcacgcctctaaggacatttctacaagcgggaaggcctcacggcctcccaccccaccccgggcctgaccggcctggcacaacacccctgcagactctgcagcacaccaaggccttccatctcggcctgatacgtgccgcctatgcctgccggttttgcttcgcccagccatggcgactccactctatcccttctttcgctcccacttacccctccccgttggcgctgagccgtgctccctcaagggctgcagaagatagcgccaacctttccctttccctcaagaaccacttatcatcaacaCCCCATACGCAGCCCATACAGCAGGAACGCGAGCGCCGCCTCGCGTTcctgccgacgcgagcggcgtcgcttgacgcgtttcgatcttGGACGCAAGAGGGTATAAATACGGGTCCACCGTCGTGCTGCCAGAGTCTgacgaacgccgtaggcgcgcttgctgtattcgctgttgccgagttcgcttgctttaggggcacaagttcgcccaataaattctattttaagtTCATCGTCGAGGCAGTGTTACTTTCTGTCTACCTGTGTGCCAGGCAGctcaccgtcacctacgtgaAAATATTTTATGCTGCATTACTTTCGACATACCGATTTGGTTTTCTATCCACAGTGTGGAATCAGTTGGGGTGCCGTGCGCCCGACAAGATGCCGGACTGCTGCGTACCACGCTGCAAGTCTACGAGCAAACAACGGACGCCGGGCATATCGTTCCACGAGATACCAAGCGATCCGGAACTGTGAGCGAAATGGCTAAAAGTCATTTCTCGGGACGACTGGACACTGAATACGACGTCGTGTTACTCGACTGTATGCAGCCGACACTTCGGTTCCTTCGACTTCAAGGAGGGCTGCAAAattcgcaaactcaagaaagacgCTTTTCCCAACATTTTCGAAGAGTATCCTGCGTACCTGCAGCCtccgaaaaatagagagagaagcgacgcgtctgtgagaaaacgtgaggcagctgcgccagtgaacacaccaccgccgaaacgaagagcagctgagagccaactggagtctccttcgcttcctctcaATGACTTGCCGTCCGTCGACGTCGCCTCTCAAGAGTTGTCACTGATGGATTGCTCCGCAACCGAACTGCCGCTACCTCTGGAAAACGGCGCAAGGGAGCGCTGCATCACTACGACCGTGCAGGTGGACAGAGCTGTGTAAGTGTCGTCGTTATTCTCGGTTTCGGCAATGGACAAACGAAAGTGGAGACGTAAGCAGCGAGACTTGAACGCGCGAATTGAGcgacaagtacaaacaggaactgcaaaagctcaaggaagaatgctatgtgtctgcattcctgcaagttgtggagaaagcgaaagagaaagacctggctgcttcaatattagtggaacaagttcagaatttAGCGAAGAAGAAACACAACGTGGTCTGaagtgacagtgcgccatgctGTGGTTTTGAGTAGCCTCTCGACTCGTGCATACGAACACGTAAGGAGCACAGGTATTCTTCGGCTTCCCTGTCGAAGTACCCTCGAGCACTTTATAGGCTCATCACGTGGAGAAGTTGGCATGACCGAACTCGTGAAGCAAAGGCTGTCTGCAGAACTCGCTTCTCATCCCTCGTTGCATGTGACTGCATGCTCTTTATTTGTAGACGAAATGCGAGTCAAACAACGGCTACTGTATCACAAGCAAAGAGATGCCTTCATCGGCGACGTGGACTATGGTGTGAACTtccccaaagaaacaacaaatgagcctgtgctggccaactcactcttgtgtttcgtccttaactgcctttcagtttcgttcaaaatacccgtggcgtacgttttcgcgagaaactgcactggccgtgagctgcacgtgctcatgagacacgttctgaaggaagttgaagaaataggatttttcgtcgtgcgcattgtcacagacaaccacaagatcaatgtcttggctatgcaacttctgtgcaacggaagcctcaagcattgcattgaccaccctggcaaaccgaatcgaaagctcttTCTTGCATTCGATCAGTGCCACCTGATCAAAAACGTGCGATCACAGTTTTTGTCCCGTGACATCGGAAAAGGCGGCGAAATATCAGCGAACCACTTGAAGAGCCTCTACAGAATGCAGCAAGGCAGTCTTGTAAAGCCAGTACGATTTTTGACGAGAAAGCACGTATTCCGTACGAATATAGAAAAATTGAACGAGCAGAGAGCAAGGCAAGTTTTTTCTCCTCCCGTGACAGCTGCAATGAAGCTCTTGCAAGAGCAGGCGGGCCACACGTGCGACGCAAGCTTCGCGGGTGTCGGACCGACGGTGGAATTTATGGACACCGTGCACCGCTGGTTCGTGCTCATggacgtgagtaattgtacccaGCACATACATCAGAAGAATGCTGACTGCAAGCAGTTTGAATCTGTAGGCGATGAACGGCTGATCTGGCTGGAGACAAGCTTCCTCGACTACCTGGCCGATCTCAAAAGTCAGTGCCTGGCAAAGAACTTTCTAACCAAAGAGACTTATGAGGGTCTTGTGATCACAACTCGTTGGAACGTTGAGTGCATTAGATATCTTCTTGAAGAGATGTCTTTTCACTTCGTTTTGACGAGGAAAATGTCATTGGACCCAATCGAGTCGTTCTTTGGCTGGCTGAAGAAATCAGCAGGATCAAATGACCAAACGGACGTCCGCGCCGTGCTCACAGGCATTGAGAAAACCCTCAAGACCGGTATTGCATCGGCTTCGAGTACAAGCAACATAATGGCAGcagaagagagtgattgcttgtcaacgctgccgcaacagaaaaacacaagggagcaaaccagcgatgaattccctgcagatgcacgtagagagctcatagagcgactaaaccgagataagcctctacttcccaatccagatgtggccgcattggctatggttggtggctacctcgcaagagccgtacgagaaaacttcgaatgtgtGGAGTGCTACGCGCTCTTAACAAAGCCAAACGCATCGACACCATCGGACTCGCTCATTAAACACCAAGACCGCGGTGGACTTCTTTACCCGTCCGCACAACTTCTAGATGTTCTCTACGCACTACAGAAGTTCGTCGAAGTTCTTCTAGCAAGAAGAAGGCGTATGCATCACCCTCTTAAggaggctgtgaacaatgctaccaAAATACTCCgcgagcacaaagctttgatgtgttcgaagccagggcaccaagataatttgctcaaattgttgcttacgaagttctttcgcccaatattcactaatttcgctctgaaagcgacagacaaacaagacgtcgccaaagtgttcgcagtaaagccactgtcacgaaagaacctgaaactgtgagcttgatctcacagctgggggcctaagtgaaaggtccagttttcacaatatttctcgtgttgcttgctttcaatatactgtggggatggaaagaaacgcgaacagtgcggcacctacattctctgatatttcgcatttcttttcgagtgGTTGTAGCCTGCATGATAACTAGAAGCCACTAGAATAAAACTATTCTAGCGTCTTTTTATTCCCACCAGGGTCACAGCAGGATGAAGACATCGCGCCGCACTGTTTGCGTTTCTTCCCATCACCCATGTACATCATGAACGAACACCAGTGCAacctgcgcatttatttcacagctccatctctaataccagcgcaagtttctctccacaagcacgcgTGCAACAGcgtagtcgcgtcgtctgctctgggactgggtatggggtggcagcgcggcgtggtggcgagcgcatgaactagaaggtacgggcggagcgccttgctgcgctcgccactcggcgggcatgaaaaaatataggagCCTATGCTCTGGCGGCTGCTCGGCCGacctcccaccagctgcgcgctactgcgcacgcGCCGTGACGTTATCCCGGCGTTTATTCTGCTGCGGGCCGCCCATACACTGTGTATAGCTTTCGCCTCAATTCCCCTAcctgtgctcggactgcaagtgcttcgcgaggcgttccccgatgccacggaccacaagGAAATGCTTATATACTTCGTATAATTTAGCATCAATTGGCATTACTTTGTATAACTTATGATCACTTTGTACAGCCAGAatcagctaggaaccgatcagttccgctgtgtctttagccgtgcgccactagtgcaagcttccCCGATTGTTTATACTCTAAAGCACCTCAAACTTAGCAAAGTAGCGCCATGCTTTGAAGAAGGCCTGCTCCTCGTCGCgcgccctgtccgaggccgacgccgcgtcgctattggcctaatggcatcacgtgggccccCTCGCCTATTTAATTTGTTTGCAAGCGCGCTCCATCGCTATTTTCGCTTGAGCAACGTCTTTACCTACTGACGAGGAGCGCGTGTTGacgccgttgctcttccgtgttgttTTGGTTCGCGAACCCATTGAACTTGCGACAAGTGCGACGTGGTTTCACGGCATTTTCAATCACAATGACCTGCTGCGCATTCGGATGCCGAAATATTTTCAGAAAAGTCAAGAAGATTATAATCGTTTTGTATGCCAACAGACTCGAATTCGCGGGCGCGCAAGTCTGCTtgtgaaaacgtgattacgaaacttttGGGATTCAGCACAGCCCTTCTGACAAAATTTGAGGCTCGAGCGTGAGAACTGATCTTAGGAAATCAActctctgccttttgtggttatTTACTGGCCTTCTTTAGAGCGAGTAACTTTGTTTGCCTTTTTTGTTCGTGTTCGTCGTTCGCAGTCgcccggtggatttgcgatacaaaggcaccgatgggAAGCGTCCGTGCTCATCAGAAACCTAGTTACGGAGTGTattcgtcgccgaacgacagcTTCATAGGTCTCTGAGGCGTACGTGCTAATttgcgtgagctttaaagtgcgGGAAGGTGAAGATGCGTTGCGCCGGTGGAAAgctcgcaaagaaaacgtgcggaCGCCCGCTCGTTCCCTGGCTGGTTTAGTCTTCGTTCGTTTAGTCAAtagttcgtacggccactatgtctctgagacgcacttgctgtagggcACTAAATCTGGTGCGTCCGTGCCTTCTGCAAGCCTTTGAACGTCACATATTTATTGTTTAGGTTACTGAGGGCTTGCTTGAGACCAGGGTGTCGGCATTGCGATCGTAACGTGTTATTTAGAACcattcacaacaaaatgttgcgaCACGCGTTTGACGTATGTTGTGGTACTTAACTGCAGCGCTCGCGATGCATTCGGAGTCATCGTGGTACCGCGTTAGCGCTCGTTTACATACTTAaaaaatagttatcaaaacagaaaaaaaga
This region of Dermacentor silvarum isolate Dsil-2018 chromosome 5, BIME_Dsil_1.4, whole genome shotgun sequence genomic DNA includes:
- the LOC125945462 gene encoding uncharacterized protein LOC125945462, which translates into the protein MRHVLKEVEEIGFFVVRIVTDNHKINVLAMQLLCNGSLKHCIDHPGKPNRKLFLAFDQCHLIKNVRSQFLSRDIGKGGEISANHLKSLYRMQQGSLVKPVRFLTRKHVFRTNIEKLNEQRARQVFSPPVTAAMKLLQEQAGHTCDASFAGVGPTVEFMDTVHRWFVLMDVSNCTQHIHQKNADCKQFESVGDERLIWLETSFLDYLADLKSQCLAKNFLTKETYEGLVITTRWNVECIRYLLEEMSFHFVLTRKMSLDPIESFFGWLKKSAGSNDQTDVRAVLTGIEKTLKTGIASASSTSNIMAAEESDCLSTLPQQKNTREQTSDEFPADARRELIERLNRDKPLLPNPDVAALAMVGGYLARAVRENFECVECYALLTKPNASTPSDSLIKHQDRGGLLYPSAQLLDVLYALQKFVEVLLARRRRMHHPLKEAVNNATKILREHKALMCSKPGHQDNLLKLLLTKFFRPIFTNFALKATDKQDVAKVFAVKPLSRKNLKL